Proteins from one Naumovozyma castellii chromosome 3, complete genome genomic window:
- the PDR12 gene encoding ATP-binding cassette multidrug transporter PDR12 (ancestral locus Anc_8.517), which yields MSSSEEKDVNSKSHNDDTNSFADSLQSFEAGNAAIDENMGAHSQLSRHLTNILSNEDGIERLESMARIISTKTKKEMDAFEVNELDFDLRSLLNYLRSRQLEQGIEPGDSGVAFRNLTSIGVDASAAYGPSVEEMARDMVNFPKHLMNIFKKKGDVPLRNIIQNCTGVVESGEMLFVVGRPGAGCSTLLKTISGETSDMVEVQGDFSYDGLDQAEMMSKYKGYVVYCPELDFHFPKITVKETIDFALKCKTPRTRIDNMSRAEYVDSLRDMWCTVFGLRHTYATKVGNDFVRGVSGGERKRVSLVEAQAMGASIYSWDNATRGLDASTALEFAQAIRTATNMMNNSAIVAIYQAGENIYELFDKATVLYNGRQIFFGPGDKAVEYFERMGWVKPNRMTSAEFLTSVTVDFENRTLDIKPGYEDKVPKSGAEFETYWLNSPEYQEVLREYEDYHQRHSPEETRDRLEVAKKQRLQSGARASSQFVVNYWSQVYYCMIRGFQRVKGDSTYTKVYLSSFLIKGLIVGSMFHNIDNKKQSTTAGAYSRGGLLFYVLLFASVTSLAEIGNSFASRPIIVKHRSYSMYHLSAESLQEIITEFPTKFVAVLILSLVSYWIPVLKYEAGAFFQYMLYLLTVQQCTSFIFKFVATTTTDGVTAHAIGGLYVLILCIYAGFVLPMGQMHHWIKWIHFINPLNYAFESLMATEFHGREMLCSQMVPNGPGYENVSISNQICNFVGAVKGNLYVSGDTYIDKNFHFGYDHAWRNWGINVVWTAFYIVLNVVLSEYLKPLSGGGDLLLFKRGHMPTFGTENADAKTATREEMMEALNGPDVDLEKVIAAKDVFTWNHLDYTIPYDGATRKLLSDVFGYVKPGKMTALMGESGAGKTTLLNVLAQRINMGVITGDMFVNAKPLPASFNRSCGYVAQADNHMAELSVRESLRFAAQLRQPKSVPMEEKMEYVEKIITLLGMQNYAEALVGKTGRGLNVEQRKKLSIGVELVAKPSLLLFLDEPTSGLDSQSAWSIVQFMRALADSGQSILCTIHQPSATLFEQFDRLLLLKKGGKMVYFGDIGENSQTLLSYFERQSGVKCGISENPAEYILNCIGAGATASAAADWHDLWLESPECAAAREEVEELHRVLPSRPTSDDPELAGTFAASFLTQMKCVLNRTNIQFWRSPIYIRAKFLECVSCALFIGLSYLNVKHTVGGATSAFSSMFMVLVIALAMINQLHVFAYDSRELYEVREAASNTFHWSVLLLCHMIVECGWTMICQFCCYICYYWPAGFSGRASHAGFFFFFYVLIFPMYFVSYGLWILYMSPDVPSASMINSNLFAAMLLFCGILQPLAKAPRFWIFMFRLSPLGYVVQALVTPLVHNKKVRCDAHELLVMDPPSGQNCGEYLETYISNNTGYLTNPSATENCGYCPYTIQDDALARFDIKWVYRWRNFGFMWAFIIFNIVAMLGSYYIMRVKVWSLKSVLDFKSWFNGPRKERHEKESNIFKATPADEQKVKKQ from the coding sequence ATGTCCTCctctgaagaaaaggacGTGAATTCCAAATCACATAATGATGACACGAACTCATTTGCTGATTCATTACAATCATTCGAAGCTGGTAATGCAGCTATCGATGAAAACATGGGTGCTCATTCTCAATTATCCCGTCATTTGACCAATATCTTATCTAATGAAGATGgtattgaaagattagaATCCATGGCTAGAATCATTTCTacaaagacaaagaaggaaatGGATGCCTTCGAAGTCAACGAATTAGACTTTGATTTGAGATCTCTTTTGAACTATTTGAGATCTCGTCAACTAGAACAAGGTATCGAACCTGGTGATTCAGGTGTCGCATTCAGAAATTTAACATCTATCGGTGTTGATGCCTCTGCCGCCTACGGTCCAAGTGTGGAAGAAATGGCTAGAGATATGGTTAATTTCCCTAAACATTTAATGAACATCTTTAAGAAGAAGGGTGACGTTCcattaagaaatatcaTTCAAAACTGTACCGGTGTGGTCGAATCTGGTGAAATGCTTTTCGTCGTCGGTAGACCAGGTGCCGGTTGTTCCACTTTACTAAAGACTATCTCTGGTGAAACTTCTGATATGGTCGAAGTCCAAGGTGATTTCTCATATGATGGGTTAGATCAAGCTGAAATGATGAGTAAATATAAAGGTTACGTCGTTTACTGTCCAGAATTAGATTTCCATTTCCCAAAGATTACCGTTAAGGAAACTATCGATTTCGCTTTGAAATGTAAGACACCACGTACTAGAATTGATAATATGTCAAGAGCAGAATATGTGGATTCTCTAAGAGATATGTGGTGTACTGTCTTCGGTTTAAGACATACTTATGCTACTAAGGTCGGTAACGATTTCGTTAGAGGTGTTTCAGGTGGTGAACGTAAGCGTGTTTCTCTAGTGGAAGCCCAAGCTATGGGTGCCTCCATCTATTCATGGGATAACGCTACTAGAGGTTTAGATGCTTCTACTGCTTTAGAATTCGCTCAAGCTATCAGAACTGCTACaaatatgatgaataaTTCTGCCATTGTTGCCATTTATCAAGCTggtgaaaatatttatgaATTATTCGATAAGGCTACTGTGTTATACAATGGTAGacaaattttctttggtCCTGGTGATAAAGCCGTTGAATATTTCGAAAGAATGGGTTGGGTTAAGCCAAATAGAATGACATCAGCTGAATTCTTAACCTCGGTTACTGTGGATTTCGAAAATAGAACTTTAGATATTAAACCAGGTTATGAAGATAAAGTACCAAAATCTGGTGctgaatttgaaacttACTGGTTGAATTCTCCAGAATACCAAGAAGTTCTAAGAGAATACGAAGATTACCATCAAAGACATTCTCCTGAGGAAACTAGAGATAGATTGGAAGTTGCCAAGAAACAAAGATTACAATCAGGTGCTCGTGCCTCTTCTCAATTCGTTGTTAACTACTGGTCTCAAGTTTATTACTGTATGATTCGTGGGTTCCAAAGAGTTAAAGGTGATTCCACATATACAAAGGTTTATCTATCTTCTTTCTTAATTAAAGGTTTGATTGTCGGTTCTATGTTCcataatattgataataagaAACAATCTACTACCGCTGGTGCTTACTCTCGTGGTGGTTTGTTATTTTATGTTTTGTTATTTGCCTCTGTTACATCCTTAGCTGAAATTGGTAACTCTTTTGCTAGTAGACCAATTATCGTTAAGCATAGATCTTATTCCATGTACCATCTTTCTGCTGAATCTttacaagaaattatcaCTGAATTTCCAACTAAATTTGTTGCCGTTTTAATTTTGTCTTTAGTCAGTTATTGGATTCCTGTCTTGAAATATGAAGCAGGTGCCTTCTTCCAATATATGCTTTATTTGTTAACTGTTCAACAATGTActtctttcattttcaaattcgtTGCCACTACTACAACTGATGGTGTCACTGCACATGCTATTGGTGGTCTTTACGTTTTGATTCTTTGTATCTACGCCGGTTTTGTTTTACCAATGGGTCAAATGCATCATTGGATTAAATGGattcatttcattaatCCTTTGAATTATGCTTTCGAAAGTTTAATGGCTACAGAATTCCACGGTAGAGAAATGTTATGTTCCCAGATGGTGCCAAATGGTCCAGGTTACGAAAatgtttccatttcaaatcaaatctGTAACTTTGTTGGTGCTGTTAAGGGTAACTTATATGTTAGTGGTGATACTTATATTGACAAGAACTTCCATTTCGGTTATGATCATGCTTGGAGAAACTGGGGTATTAACGTCGTCTGGACTGCCTTCTACATTGTCCTTAACGTTGTCTTATCTGAATACTTGAAACCTTTATCTGGTGGTGGTGATCTGTTATTGTTTAAGAGAGGTCATATGCCAACTTTCGGTACTGAAAATGCTGATGCCAAGACTGCTACCAGAGAAGAAATGATGGAAGCTTTGAATGGTCCAGAtgttgatttggaaaaagtTATTGCTGCTAAGGATGTTTTCACATGGAACCATTTGGACTACACTATTCCATACGATGGTGCTACTAGAAAATTACTATCTGATGTCTTTGGTTATGTTAAGCCTGGTAAGATGACTGCCTTAATGGGTGAATCTGGTGCCGGTAAGACTACTTTGTTAAATGTTTTAGCtcaaagaattaatatGGGTGTTATTACTGGTGATATGTTTGTTAATGCTAAACCATTACCTGCTTCTTTCAATAGATCCTGTGGGTACGTTGCTCAAGCTGATAACCATATGGCTGAATTATCTGTTAGAGAATCTTTAAGATTTGCCGCTCAATTAAGACAACCAAAATCCGTTCCaatggaagaaaagatGGAGTACGTCGAAAAGATTATTACATTATTAGGTATGCAAAACTATGCTGAAGCTTTAGTTGGTAAGACTGGTAGAGGTTTAAATGTCGagcaaagaaagaaattgtCTATTGGTGTTGAATTGGTTGCTAAACCATCTTTATTGTTATTCTTGGATGAACCTACTTCTGGTTTGGATTCTCAATCCGCTTGGTCTATCGTTCAATTTATGAGAGCTTTGGCTGATTCTGGTCAATCCATCTTGTGTACTATCCATCAACCTTCTGCTACTTTATTCGAACAATTTGatagattattattattgaagaaaggtGGTAAGATGGTTTACTTTGGTGACATTGGTGAAAATTCCCAAACATTGTTAAGTTATTTCGAACGTCAATCTGGTGTTAAATGTGGTATTTCTGAAAACCCTGctgaatatattttgaacTGTATCGGTGCTGGTGCTACTGCCAGTGCTGCTGCTGACTGGCATGATCTATGGTTAGAATCTCCTGAATGTGCTGCAGCAAgagaagaagttgaagaacTTCACCGTGTTCTCCCAAGTAGACCAACAAGTGATGATCCTGAATTGGCTGGTACCTTTGCTGCTTCTTTCCTAACTCAAATGAAATGTGTCTTGAACAGAActaatattcaattttggaGATCTCCTATCTATATTAGAGCTAAGTTCTTAGAATGTGTCTCATGTGCTTTGTTTATCGGTTTATCTTATTTGAATGTCAAACATACTGTCGGTGGTGCTACTTCTGCTTTCTCTTCTATGTTTATGGTTTTAGTTATTGCCTTGGCTATGATTAATCAATTGCATGTCTTTGCTTATGATAGTAGAGAATTATACGAAGTTAGGGAAGCTGCTTCTAATACTTTCCATTGGAGTGTCTTGTTACTATGTCATATGATTGTTGAATGTGGTTGGACCATGATCTGTCAATTCTGTTGTTACATTTGTTACTACTGGCCTGCAGGTTTCAGTGGTAGAGCATCTCACGCtggtttcttctttttcttctaCGTTTTGATTTTCCCAATGTATTTTGTTTCCTACGGTTTATGGATTTTATACATGTCTCCAGATGTTCCATCTGCTTCAATGATTAACTCCAATTTATTCGCAGCTATGTTATTATTCTGTGGTATCTTACAACCATTAGCCAAGGCCCCAAGATTCTGGATCTTTATGTTCCGTTTGTCTCCTCTAGGTTATGTTGTTCAAGCTTTGGTCACACCTTTGGTTCATAACAAGAAGGTCCGTTGTGATGCTCATGAATTGTTAGTTATGGACCCACCTTCCGGTCAAAATTGTGGTGAATATCTTGAAACCTATATTAGTAACAATACTGGGTATTTGACTAATCCAAGTGCTACCGAAAACTGTGGTTACTGTCCATACACTATCCAAGATGATGCTTTAGCAAGATTTGATATCAAATGGGTTTACAGATGGAGAAACTTTGGTTTCATGTGGGctttcattatcttcaacATTGTTGCTATGTTAGGTAGTTACTATATTATGAGAGTCAAGGTTTGGTCTTTGAAATCTGTCTTAGATTTCAAGAGCTGGTTCAATGGTCCAAGAAAGGAAAGACATGAAAAAGAATCCAACATTTTCAAGGCAACCCCAGCTGACGAACAAAAGGTCAAGAAACAATAA
- the NCAS0C02260 gene encoding alkene reductase: protein MPSFTNKEKVHNRKDYKRMIRMGYLNSNIIINLVIFFLEQQYIKKLLNYKTTMPFVKDFTPVALGDTNLFKPIKIGNNKLQHRVVLPPLTRMRATHPGNVPNKDWAVEYYNQRSQRPGTMLITEGAFVCAQAGGYDNAPGIWSDEQVEQWKKIFAKIHENKSFVWVQLWALGRQSYADTLARDGLRYYSASDNVYMDAEQEERAKKSNNPQHGLTKKEIKEYIKCYVQAAKNSIAAGANGVEIHSANGYLLNQFLDPISNKRTDEYGGSIENRARFTLEVVDALVDAIGEEKVGVRFSPYGIFGTMSGGADPTLLAQYAYILGELEKRAKAGKRLAFVHLVEPRVTDPFLTEGQGEYTDGTNDFAYSIWKGVIIRAGNLALHPESVKQMVADDRTLIGYGRFFIANPDIVDRVEKGQQFNKYDRDTFYAMTAHGYTDYPTYDEAIKLGWDKQ, encoded by the coding sequence ATGCCTTCTTTCacaaataaagaaaaagtcCACAACAGAAAAGATTATAAAAGGATGATCAGAATGGGATACCTCAATTCCAACATCATTATAAAtcttgttattttttttttagaaCAACAATACATCAAAAAACTACTAAACTACAAAACAACGATGCCTTTCGTCAAAGATTTTACTCCAGTCGCCCTAGGTGACACCAATTTATTCAAGCCAATTAAGATTGGTAACAACAAATTACAACATCGTGTTGTTCTACCACCTTTGACCAGAATGAGGGCCACTCACCCTGGTAATGTTCCAAACAAGGACTGGGCTGTCGAATACTACAACCAACGTTCTCAAAGACCTGGTACTATGCTTATCACTGAAGGTGCCTTCGTCTGTGCTCAAGCCGGTGGGTACGATAACGCTCCAGGTATCTGGTCCGATGAACAGGTGGAACaatggaagaagattttcGCCAAGATCCACGAAAACAAATCTTTTGTCTGGGTTCAATTATGGGCTCTAGGTAGACAATCTTATGCTGATACTTTAGCCCGTGACGGTTTACGTTATTACTCTGCCTCTGACAATGTCTACATGGATGCTGagcaagaagaaagagCCAAGAAGTCTAACAACCCACAACACGGTCTAACCAAGAAAGAGATTAAGGAATACATCAAGTGTTATGTCCAAGCTGCTAAGAACTCCATTGCTGCTGGTGCCAATGGTGTGGAAATTCACAGTGCTAACGGTTACcttttgaatcaatttttggACCCAATCTCTAACAAGAGAACAGATGAATATGGCGGGTCCATTGAAAATAGAGCTCGTTTCACTTTAGAAGTTGTCGATGCTCTTGTGGATGCCATTGGTGAAGAGAAGGTTGGTGTTAGATTCTCTCCATACGGTATTTTCGGTACCATGTCTGGTGGTGCTGACCCAACTTTATTAGCTCAATATGCTTACATTTTAggtgaattggaaaagagaGCCAAGGCTGGTAAGCGTTTAGCTTTTGTTCATTTGGTGGAACCACGTGTTACTGACCCATTCTTAACTGAAGGTCAAGGTGAATACACTGACGGTACTAATGATTTCGCTTACTCCATCTGGAAGGGTGTTATTATCAGGGCAGGTAACTTGGCTTTACATCCAGAATCTGTGAAGCAAATGGTTGCTGATGACAGAACTTTGATCGGTTACGGTAGATTCTTTATTGCTAACCCAGATATTGTTGACAGAGTAGAAAAGGGTCAACAATTCAACAAGTATGATAGAGATACTTTCTACGCTATGACCGCTCACGGTTACACTGATTATCCAACTTATGATGAAGCTATCAAGTTGGGTTGGGACAAACAATAA
- the SUR1 gene encoding mannosylinositol phosphorylceramide synthase catalytic subunit SUR1 (ancestral locus Anc_8.514), which produces MKRELKFLIYGNILLLSFIVYYTFDLLMICIDDTTKEAFTESELKISNKLQNSTLQIPKIIHQTYKTNDVPKHWIKGQQRCKDIHPDYEYILWTDEMALKFIDENFHWFLPTFKAYKYPIQRADAIRYFVLLTYGGVYIDLDDGCERRLDPLLTAPAFLRKTSPIGVSNDVMGSIPNHPFFAKVIKSLKHYNKSWYIPYMTIMSSTGPLFVSVVWIQYKRWTRQTSSNMIKVLQPDDYKLHKGSFFTISKGSSWHMDDAKFMKSLENHILSCVVTGFVFAFFILYAQYCFYCFLCAPKNSYSKYVILLLTKARDLFTFTRQKLYSFRKDDPMMMGTSSSSSFSMQIMDRTRKDSNAIRIPPDLEKGKTQPSTVLR; this is translated from the coding sequence ATGAAAAGAGAACTCAAATTCCTCATCTACGGGAACATCCTCCTGCTCTCCTTCATCGTCTACTACACTTTCGACCTGCTCATGATCTGCATAGATGACACGACAAAGGAGGCCTTCACGGAATCAGAACTcaagatttcaaataaacTACAAAACTCAACCTTGCAAATACCAAAGATAATACATCAAACATACAAGACTAACGACGTCCCCAAGCACTGGATCAAGGGACAACAGAGATGTAAGGACATACATCCAGATTACGAATACATCCTATGGACCGATGAAATGGCATTGAAATTTATAGATGAGAATTTTCATTGGTTCCTCCCCACTTTTAAAGCCTATAAATACCCGATCCAAAGAGCAGATGCCATTAGATATTTCGTACTGTTGACCTACGGTGGTGTCTACATAGATTTGGATGACGGTTGTGAAAGAAGATTGGACCCACTCTTAACAGCCCCGGCTTTCTTAAGAAAGACTTCCCCCATCGGGGTCTCCAATGATGTCATGGGTTCCATTCCAAACCATCCCTTCTTCGCCAAAGTTATCAAGTCGTTGAAAcattataataaatcatgGTATATCCCATACATGACCATTATGTCCTCCACGGGGCCCCTATTCGTAAGTGTCGTTTGGATTCAATACAAGAGATGGACAAGACAAACTTCCTCCAACATGATTAAAGTCTTGCAACCAGATGATTATAAATTACATAAGGGTTCTTTCTTCACCATATCAAAGGGATCCTCATGGCATATGGATGATGCAAAATTCATGAAATCCCTAGAGAATCATATCCTATCGTGTGTCGTCACAGGCTTCGTCTTCGCCTTCTTCATATTGTACGCACAGTACTGTTTCTATTGCTTCCTTTGTGCTCCAAAGAATTCTTACAGTAAGTACGTTATCCTACTCCTAACAAAGGCAAGAGACTTGTTCACTTTCACGAGGCAGAAATTATACTCCTTCAGGAAGGACGACCCAATGATGATGGGCacctcctcctcctcctcatTCAGTATGCAAATAATGGATCGTACAAGAAAGGATTCAAACGCAATAAGGATACCACCAGATCTGGAAAAGGGGAAAACTCAACCATCTACCGTCCTTCGCTGA
- the LGE1 gene encoding Lge1p (ancestral locus Anc_8.511), producing MSSEDRNGSGSGSGHHASRYNDSSVPGGRHISGPRGRGSGYYRGRGRGYYRGNRGGPYLGGAAEETDNTSTYHGGRYGDSAAYYHPYRGGYRGGARRGGYHNSMAANTNAPYHGPSRLDTPPPPPPPPAAQAQQQASAMANGGETRRGHKKRIDEHESPFLYLTELDQGDEASVAEAKKVLAASSTLDGALRASYLRRLASETEVSLLSNQCERDTLNVQLTQEKLDSLLLG from the coding sequence ATGAGTAGTGAAGATAGAAATGGAAGTGGAAGTGGGAGTGGGCACCATGCCAGTCGATACAATGATTCGTCAGTCCCCGGTGGACGTCATATAAGTGGACCAAGAGGACGAGGAAGTGGATATTACAGAGGTAGAGGACGTGGGTATTATCGTGGTAATAGAGGCGGGCCGTATTTGGGGGGAGCTGCAGAGGAGACGGACAACACTAGCACGTACCATGGTGGTCGGTATGGTGACTCGGCGGCATACTACCATCCTTACCGAGGCGGGTACCGTGGAGGTGCTCGTCGAGGAGGCTACCACAACAGCATGGCGGCTAACACCAACGCCCCATATCACGGACCATCGCGGTTGGATACGCCGcctccaccaccaccaccaccagcaGCGCAAGCACAACAGCAAGCATCTGCGATGGCGAATGGCGGAGAGACAAGACGGGGACACAAGAAGCGGATAGACGAGCACGAGTCGCCCTTTCTGTATCTGACGGAACTGGACCAGGGCGACGAGGCCTCTGTGGCAGAGGCCAAGAAGGTGTTGGCGGCGAGCAGCACACTGGATGGGGCCCTGCGAGCCAGCTACTTGAGGCGTCTGGCGAGCGAGACGGAGGTGTCGTTGCTGTCCAACCAGTGTGAGCGGGACACTCTCAACGTGCAACTGACACAGGAGAAGCTCGACTCGCTGCTTCTTGGCTGA
- the LEE1 gene encoding Lee1p (ancestral locus Anc_8.509), which translates to MMSHPTNTNNQTLNDEQKKLIIKHIEFTKQQSMANQKNYSHVPCKFFKQGNCQAGNTCPFSHSLDINKANSTPCKYFKLGNCKFGSKCANAHILPDGTIIQYNNNNNRQRQNKFKHNNNQPSPHTISQQYTNYLNLNNMNTQYYTSNAPISDPTPLQQQQHFNRSTSYSMERNQTNYPLHPFVVFSSKAPPPSQTQTQNSASTYNYTSSLYSALGDPSNTNTNNNYIYNAPTSNSNSNYNNINWSLSNNLLNMKITDDVIEDTIPKNNQWYTNNNQNHDLDMIQDDDQNLDDDDEDADFKYYSRETRIILDDMKS; encoded by the coding sequence atgatgtcTCATCCTACAAACACGAACAACCAAACCCTCAATGACGAACAGAAAAAACTAATAATCAAACATATAGAATTTACAAAACAACAATCCATGGCAAACCAGAAAAATTACTCTCATGTTCCCtgtaaattcttcaaacaGGGGAACTGTCAAGCTGGTAATACATGTCCCTTTTCACATTCTCTAGATATTAATAAGGCAAATTCAACTccttgtaaatattttaaattggGTAATTGTAAATTCGGAAGTAAATGTGCAAATGCTCATATTTTACCCGATGGAACAATAATCCaatacaacaacaacaacaacagacAAAGACAAAACAAGTTCaaacacaacaacaaccaacCTTCTCCTCACACCATTTCACAACAATATACAAACTATCTAAACCTAAACAACATGAACACTCAATACTATACGTCCAACGCCCCTATTTCAGATCCGACCCCTctccaacaacaacaacactTCAACAGATCAACATCGTACTCCATGGAGAGAAACCAAACAAATTATCCACTGCATCCATTCGTCGTGTTTTCAAGTAAGGCTCCACCACCATCACAAACACAAACACAAAATTCAGCATCCACTTACAACTATACATCTTCCCTATACTCAGCATTAGGTGATCCCTCGAAtacaaatacaaataataacTACATATATAATGCACCAACTTCAAACTCAAACTCAAACTATAACAACATTAACTGGTCTCTAAGCAATAACCTActaaatatgaaaattaCCGATGACGTCATCGAAGATACAATCCCCAAAAATAACCAATGGTATACTAATAACAACCAGAACCACGACTTGGATATGATACAAGATGATGATCAGAATCTagacgacgacgacgaaGACGCAGATTTCAAATACTATTCAAGAGAAACAAGAATTATCTTGGATGACATGAAATCTTAA
- the KTR6 gene encoding putative mannosyltransferase (ancestral locus Anc_8.505), with protein sequence MAKIRVSKRHLRFSLLLGTIITLLIVSLRGTTTTSSKNPKELPLKDNAKTSSSGGGLIPSFSNGFNFLGSNDDDDATNGDKSAILPEYDFFGNTIDYSQYIPQGGNYSNMTVSDFSEEELLSFKKEYDDEILSQKEARRLSWREKFIKDKTKGYGGPDTLESNMVVSWANKGEKPKACLLAVVEDDDMEGILKSINEMEDKFNRKFNYPWVFLTREGLNEEFQRALNETLRVDYKIAFIPDEYWEYPDFVDQDKAEEEKIKMAGLPLGDSLNFRFKSRYMAGYFAKNPVFDEFDWYWRIQPNMELRCNVDYDAIRWLQDHEKAYGFFISYEDDNNLVRDIWDPVKKFQEENKDLINKKNFKNLITNDDDKYNSCTFWSEGEIANLNFFRSSQYDKFLQHMDRTGGFFYHRWGDGPIHSIALSLLIGRDRINFFQDVGYFAEPYENCPIDNTFWSEADCHCDQGNDFTWAKKSCTKKYFEIMEWKKTDGWDKRD encoded by the coding sequence ATGGCCAAGATTCGTGTTAGTAAGAGACATCTACGGTTCTCATTGCTTCTGGGGACCATCATAACACTATTAATAGTTTCATTACGAGGTACCACTACCACGTCATCGAAAAATCCAAAGGAACTCCCGCTCAAGGATAACGCCAAAACTAGCAGCAGTGGCGGGGGGTTAATACCTTCATTTTCCAACGGGTTTAATTTTTTGGGAAgcaatgatgatgatgatgctaCGAATGGTGATAAGAGTGCCATTCTTCCCGAATATGATTTTTTTGGTAATACTATTGATTATTCACAGTATATCCCCCAGGGAGGTAACTATTCCAATATGACCGTTTCTGATTTCAGTGAAGAGGAATTATTAAGTTTCAAAAAGGAATACGATGATGAAATACTTTCTCAAAAGGAGGCACGTCGTCTCAGTTGGAgagaaaaattcattaagGATAAGACTAAAGGGTATGGTGGACCAGACACGTTAGAGAGTAACATGGTTGTATCTTGGGCTAACAAGGGGGAGAAACCCAAGGCTTGTCTTCTTGCTGTGgtggaagatgatgatatggaAGGtattttaaaatcaattaaCGAGATGGAGGataaatttaatagaaAGTTCAATTATCCTTGGGTTTTCCTCACGAGGGAGGGGTTGAATGAAGAATTCCAAAGGGCTCTTAATGAAACTTTGAGAGTGGATTATAAGATTGCATTTATTCCTGATGAATATTGGGAATACCCTGATTTTGTTGATCAGGATAAGGCAGAAGAGGAGAAGATTAAGATGGCTGGTTTACCGCTTGgtgattcattaaattttagGTTTAAGAGTAGATACATGGCCGGGTATTTTGCTAAGAATCCTGTgtttgatgaatttgattgGTATTGGAGAATTCAACCAAATATGGAATTGAGATGTAATGTGGATTATGATGCGATCAGATGGTTACAGGATCATGAAAAGGCGTATGgatttttcatttcttaTGAggatgataataatttggTGAGGGATATTTGGGACCCCgtgaagaaatttcaagaggaaaataaggatttgattaataagaagaatttcaagaatttaattaccaatgatgatgataagtATAATTCGTGTACGTTTTGGTCAGAGGGTGAAATTGccaatttaaattttttcagATCATCGCaatatgataaatttttgCAACATATGGATAGGACTGGTGGATTTTTCTATCATAGATGGGGGGATGGACCTATTCATTCCATTGCATTATCGTTATTAATTGGTAGAGATCgtattaattttttccaagATGTTGGATATTTTGCTGAACCATATGAAAATTGTCCCATTGATAATACATTTTGGAGTGAAGCTGATTGTCATTGTGATCAAGGTAATGATTTTACTTGGGCCAAGAAATCATGtacaaagaaatattttgaaattatggAATGGAAAAAAACTGATGGTTGGGATAAACGTgattga